From one Pristis pectinata isolate sPriPec2 chromosome 14, sPriPec2.1.pri, whole genome shotgun sequence genomic stretch:
- the mrpl21 gene encoding 39S ribosomal protein L21, mitochondrial codes for MAAAGCVRLVGNWSWCRVRAAVSSLAFASRYQSSQNNAFQPRKEAVTSLSKPPWPEIKLPDPLEEAKHHLEVVQNVKALITAGAYGRLFAVVHFASRQWKVTNEDLILIENHIEADCGDRIRLEKVLLVGGDNFTLIGRPILGRDLVRVEATVIEKTESWPRIHFRFKRRKRYRRTKTIVQPQTVLRINTIEVAPALA; via the exons ATGGCGGCGGCGGGCTGCGTGAGGTTGGTCGGTAACTGGAGCTGGTGTCGAGTCCGGGCCGCCG TGTCATCTCTGGCATTCGCGTCAAGATATCAGAGTTCTCAAAATAATGCATTTCAACCAAG GAAAGAAGCAGTGACATCATTATCAAAACCACCATGGCCTGAGATTAAATTGCCAGATCCTCTGGAAGAGGCAAAACATCACCTGG AGGTTGTACAGAATGTAAAGGCGTTGATCACTGCAGGAGCATACGGCAGGCTgtttgcagttgtacactttgcaAGTAGACAATGGAAAGTAACCAATGAAGACTTAATCCTGATAGAAAATCATATTGAAGCAGACTGTGGTGACAGGATCAGACTAGAAAAG GTTCTGTTGGTTGGTGGGGATAACTTCACACTCATTGGAAGACCAATTCTTGG GCGAGATCTTGTACGAGTGGAGGCAACAGTCATTGAGAAGACAGAATCTTGGCCTAGAATACACTTTAGATTCAAACGGAGGAAACGTTACCGGAGGACAAAGA CAATTGTGCAACCTCAGACTGTTCTCAGAATCAACACAATCGAAGTTGCTCCAGCTCTGGCTTGA